In a single window of the Salvelinus sp. IW2-2015 unplaced genomic scaffold, ASM291031v2 Un_scaffold5826, whole genome shotgun sequence genome:
- the kcna10a gene encoding potassium voltage-gated channel subfamily A member 10, with product MPPHSRRGRPSCASMISNWKLLLSSETQTQSETIFSRLAKECCEDVFVDKTGLDDGDQKVIINIAGLRFETQLKTLDQFPETLLANPTKRMDYFDPMRNEYFFDRNRPSFDGILYYYQSGGKIRRPANVPLDVFADEIVFYELGSDAMEQFREDEGFXKEVEIPLPTNEMYRQFWLLFEYPESSNAARGVALVSVFVIVISIIIFCLETLPEFRDNSLDPVLPTTVTXLMPFNGNLSLGGHGSLFPPSPTPKTITSTFSDPFFIIETACIVWFFFELVVRFVVCPSKSNFFHNLMNIIDIVSIIPYFVTLVTELVTTPDQNSSQNMSLAILRIIRLVRVFRIFKLSRHSKGLQILGQTLKASMRELGLLIFFLFIGVILFSSAIYFAEVDEPSTQFVSIPDGFWWAVVTMTTVGYGDMCPITMGGKMVGTLCAIAGVLTIALPVPVIVSNFNYFYHRETEAEDKQPLADAAELAMKASGESKHGSSSSLNKTNGTWQGDKFTGL from the coding sequence ATGCCACCCCACAGCAGGAGGGGGCGTCCTAGCTGTGCCAGCATGATCTCCAACTGGAAGTTGCTGCTGAGTAGCGAGACCCAGACGCAGAGCGAGACCATCTTCAGCCGGCTGGCTAAGGAGTGCTGCGAGGATGTGTTCGTGGACAAGACAGGTCTAGACGACGGAGACCAGAAGGTCATCATCAACATCGCCGGGCTACGCTTCGAGACGCAGCTCAAAACCCTCGACCAGTTCCCTGAGACCCTTCTGGCGAACCCTACGAAGAGGATGGACTACTTTGACCCCATGAGGAATGAGTATTTCTTTGACAGGAACCGGCCCAGCTTCGATGGCATCCTGTACTACTACCAGTCAGGAGGAAAGATCCGTCGGCCGGCCAACGTTCCGCTGGATGTGTTTGCTGATGAGATCGTGTTCTAYGAGCTGGGGAGTGACGCCATGGAGCAGTTCAGGGAGGACGAGGGCTTCRTCAAGGAAGTGGAGATCCCTCTCCCGACCAAYGAGATGTACCGGCAGTTCTGGCTGCTGTTCGAGTACCCCGAGAGTTCCAACGCGGCACGCGGCGTGGCGCTGGTCTCCGTGTTTGTCATCGTTATCTCCATCATCATCTTCTGCCTGGAGACGCTACCGGAGTTCCGGGATAACTCCCTGGACCCCGTCCTACCCACCACCGTCACGCAKCTGATGCCTTTCAATGGGAACCTATCGTTGGGCGGCCATGGGTCCTTGTTCCCGCCCTCGCCCACACCCAAAACCATCACCTCCACATTCTCCGACCCGTTCTTCATCATCGAGACGGCCTGCATCGTCTGGTTCTTCTTCGAGCTGGTGGTGCGCTTCGTGGTCTGtccctccaagagcaacttcttcCACAACCTCATGAACATCATCGACATTGTCTCCATCATCCCGTACTTCGTCACCTTGGTAACGGAGCTGGTCACCACCCCGGACCAGAACTCCAGCCAGAACATGTCCCTGGCCATCCTTCGTATCATCCGTCTAGTCAGGGTGTTCAGGATCTTCAAGCTGTCTAGACACTCCAAGGGGCTCCAGATCCTGGGCCAGACCCTGAAGGCCAGCATGCGGGAGCTTGGCCTCCTCATATTCTTCCTCTTCATCGGAGTCATCCTCTTCTCTAGTGCCATCTACTTTGCTGAAGTGGACGAGCCCAGCACCCAGTTCGTCAGCATCCCTGACGGCTTCTGGTGGGCCGTGGTCACCATGACTACGGTGGGCTACGGCGACATGTGCCCGATCACCATGGGCGGTAAGATGGTGGGGACGCTGTGCGCCATCGCCGGCGTGCTGACCATCGCCCTACCCGTCCCCGTCATCGTGTCCAACTTCAACTACTTCTACCACCGGGAGACGGAGGCGGAGGACAAGCAGCCGTTGGCGGATGCAGCAGAGCTGGCCATGAAGGCCTCAGGAGAGAGTAAACATGGGAGTAGCAGCTCTCTGAACAAGACCAACGGGACCTGGCAGGGTGACAAGTTCACTGGCCTCTGA